AACGCCGCCATGCCGCTGTTGATTGCCGGTTGTCCGGTGGCCGAGGCCAAGGCTCGGGCCGAACAGCTGCTGGGCAGAGTGGGGCTGGCGCACCGGCTTGAGCACAGACCCGGTCAGCTCTCCGGCGGCGAGCGCCAGCGGGTGGCCATTGCCCGGGCCCTGGTGAACAACCCTCGGCTGGTGCTGGCCGACGAGCCCACCGGCAACCTGGATGCCCATAGCGCGGCGGATGTGTTTGAACTGCTGGCGGAGCTGCAGAGCGAGCTGGGCACCGGCCTGGTGGTGGTCACCCATGATCTGGCCCTGGCCGGGCGGCTGAATCGGCAGACCCGGCTGGTGGATGGCCACCTGGAGGAGCAGTGATGTTTCGGCCGTTACCGGTTTACTTGGGCTGGCGTTTTAGCCGGGCGCGGCGGCGCAACCGCTTTATTTCCTTTATTTCGGTGGCGTCCATTCTTGGCATCGCCATTGGCGTGAGCGCGCTGATCCTGGGGCTGTCGGCCATGAACGGCTTTCAGCGTGAGCTGGAAAGCCGCATTCTGTCGGTGTTGCCCCATGGCCAGCTGTATGCCGCCGATGGCCCACTGGCCGGCTGGCAAGGCATGCAGTCCAGCCTTGAAGCCGCCCCCGGTGTGAAGGCAGTGGCACCCTTTGTGCCGCTGGAAGGCCTGTTGAGCCGGGGCTCTACCCTGAAGGCGGTGCAGCTGCAGGGCGTGGATCCCGAGCGGGAGATGCGCATTTCGGCGCTGGGGCCTTATCTGGACGGCGGCAACCTGGACGCACTCAAACCCGGCGAGCGGGGCATTATTCTGGGGCAGGCCATAGCCGACAAGCTCAGCCTGCAGGTGGGGGATACGGTGTCACTGCTGTTGCCGTCGCCCGGCGAGCAGGGCTTTGGTTCGCCCCGCCGTCATGCCTTTACCCTGGTGGGAGTGTTGCGCCTGGGCGGCCAGCTCGACACCGTGCTGGGTTACACCCACATTCGGGACGCCCAGGAGCTGCGCGAGCTGGACGACAGGGTCAGTGGCTTTCATTTAAAGGTCGATGACGTGCTGCGTGCCGACCGCATCAGCTTTGATGCGGCCATGCCGTTGCCGGCGGGCTTTTACGTGAACAGCTGGATGAACAGTCAGGGCAATATCTACCGGGACATTCAGCTGGTGCGCACCCTGATGATAGTGGTACTGCTGCTGGTGATGGCGGTGGCCAGCTTTAATATCGTCTCTACCCTGGTGATGGCGGTGAACGAAAAGAAGGGTGACATCGCCATTCTCAAGACCATGGGGGCCGGCCCCTGGCAGATCCGTGGCGCCTTTGTGGTGCAGGGCATGCTGAACGGCGTGGTGGGCGTGTTGGCGGGCGGACTGCTCGGCGCGCTGCTGGCCAACCGGCTGTCGGAGCTGGTGGCGGGCTTTGAGCGCCTCACCGGCCACCGCGTGCTCAACCCCGAGGTGTATTTTATCGACTTTATTCCCACCGAGTTCCACTGGGCGGATCTCTGGCTGGTGACCGGCTCGGCCCTGGTGCTGATCTTTATCGCCACCCTTTACCCCGCCTGGCGCGCAGGACGACTGCTGCCCCGCCAACTGCTGGGTGAAGCGTAACACATAGGACGTAGGTTGGGATTCGCTGCGCTCATCGCCAACCTACGGCACTCCAGAGCTCCGTTCACGGCTCTCGCCGTTATCTCGCTCCCACGCTCCGGCCTGGGAGTGTATACCTGAGCAGAAAGGTTCAGATCAGATAGGCATTCCCACACAGCATGGGAACGAGAGACTCCTGGGCAACATGAAGCCCGGGCAGCTCGTCTGCATTAGCGCCAAAGACATCTGCGTCATCCAAAGCAGCACCTATGCACTGACCTTTTACTCCAACACCTCACACCTCACGGCTCGCGCCGCTGATGACGCCTTAGCCACGCCAGTTGTACCTTCCAGCGCCAGCCCAGCCGGGTGATCACCCAGCCCAGGGCGGCGGATGCCAGGGCCAGCAGCAGGCAGCCGGTGAACAGCGGCAGGGCCACGGCCAGGGCTTCCTGCTCCAGCGACAGGGCGTCGGAAAGCTCCACATCGGGCTGGCCCAGCAACTGCAGGCCAAGCCGGTAGGCAAAATAAAACATGGGGGCAATGGTGAGCGGGTTGTTGACCCACACCATGGCAATGGCCAGTGGCAGGTAGCCACGCATCAGCAGGGCCAGGGCAATGGCCACCAGGGTATGCATGGGCAGCGGCAGCCAGGCGGCAAAGAGGCCGGCGGCCACCGCCACGGCGGCGGAATGGCGGTTACAGAACCAGTAGTCGGGGTCGAGCAGGCGCTCGCCAAACAGTCGCAGCATTCGATGCTGGCGCAGGGTCTCCTGACTGGGCATCTTGCCCCGAACCCACTGGCGCAGCATCAGCGCCCCTGACGCCGTCGTTTCCACTGGCGCGATACCGACCAGCGCCACAGCGCGTGGATCAGCATATAGCCAATGGCCGAACTCACCAGTCCCAGCACCAGGCTGCCCACCAGAAAAGGGGGACCGGCGGTGGTCATGGCATCGGCCAGCCAGCTCAGGCTGACTTCAAAATGTTCGTAGTGGGGCGGCCGGTTGAGCAGGAAGGAGCCCAGCCGGTAGGCGAAATAAAACATGGGGGGCATGGTCAGCGGGTTGGTAAACCACACCAGCACCGCCGACAGCGGCAGGTTCACTCTGAACAGCATGGCGCCGCCGGCGGCCACCACCATCTGAAAGGGAATGGGCAGCCAGGCACAAAACAGGCCCACCGCAAAGGCGCCGGCGGCCGAATGGCGGTTCAGGTGCCAGAGGTTGGTGTCGTGCAGCCGGTTGCCAAACAGGCTCAGGTATTTGTGGTTTCTGATGGCCCCGTGTTCGGGCATCAGGCGTTTCAGAATCTTTCTTGGCATCTGCTCCAGGTCCGCAATACTTACCGGATGGACAAGCGGCTGTTCTTCTTTTGCGCCGGTGTCTCCAGCACCCTGTTGTGGCCCTGGTTACCGGCCCGGGATGCGTGGTTACCGCTGGCGATAATCGGTGTTATCTGCTGGCACTCCCGACCCGCACTGGCCGGCTGGTTGCTGGGATTTGTCTGGGTATTGTGTGTCAGTCACTGGCAGTTGGCCTGGCTTCAGTTACCTGGGGTGGGCGAACGCAGTCAGATCATCATGGGCAGTGTAGTCGAGGTTCAGCCCCGGCACGACGGCACCAGCCGGCTGATTGTCGGCCTGACCCACCTAGATGGTCAAGCACTTTTGCCCGCGCCGCGGGTATTGCTGAGCTGGTACGGCAGTGCGCCGGCACCGTCCCGGGGCGACGGTTTGAGTGCCGTCACCCATCTGTATGTGCCCCATGCCCTGTCCAATCCGGGCAGTTTCAATAGTGCCCGCTGGCTGTTGGGGCAGGGCATTACCGCGCGGGGTTATCTTACCGGCACCCTCACTCACCAGCCGGCCGTCATCGGTGCCCGGGAGCGCCTGCTGGCCCGTTTTGACAAGGCCACTCAGGGGCTGTCGGCCCGGCCCTGGCTGCGAGCCCTGAGCTTTGGCGAGCGTGGTGAGCTACGCCCGAGCGACTGGAACATGCTGCGGGACCTTGGAGTCAGCCATTTGTTTGCCATTTCCGGGCTGCACATTGGTCTGGTGGCGGGGTTGGGCTGGTTGGCCGGGCGCTGGTGCGGCCATACCACCGCCGGCCTGCTGGTCGCACTGATGCTGGCCACGGGCTATGCCTGGCTGGCCGGGTTTGGCGTGGCCACCCAGCGGGCCCTGCTGATGCTGGTGATCTGGCTGGGATTGATGGCCTGGGGGCGATTGTGGAGTGGCCGGCGCATTTTGTTGCTGACCATGACCCTGTTGTTGCTGGTGAACCCCTGGCTGGCCCTGAATCAGGGCTTCTGGTTGTCGGCGGGGGCGGTGGCGGCCCTGTTGTTGTTGGCGGCGGGCCTGCGCCGCCAAGGGTTATTCCGGCTGCAAATCGGGCTGGGACTGGTGTTGCTGCCCCTGGTGATGGGACTGTTTGGCGGCCTGAGCTGGCTGTCGGTGCCGGTGAACGTGGTGCTGATCCCGCTGTTTTCACTGCTGTTGATTCCGCTGTTATTGCTGGGCTGTGGCCTGCTGTTATTGAGTCCTGTGGGGGCGGCGCCGGTATTCGGCGTGCTGAACGGGCTCTTTGGGCCGCTGATGGGCGGGTTGCACTGGCTAGCCGCCCAGGCGTCGCCCTGGGTGGTGCTGCCGGCCTTTGCTCAGGCCGTGGTGTGGCTGGCGTTGTTGCTGCCCCTGCTGGCGTTGCTGCCTCAAGCCCGTTCCCTCGGGCTGGCCCTGGGCTGGCTGGCGCTGTTGTGGCTCTGGCCCGGGCCGGCCTGGCAGGTGCGGGTTCTGGATGTGGGGCAGGGGTTGTCGGTGCTGGTGACCCAGGGCCAGCGGGCGTTGTTGTATGACACCGGCAACCGTTTTCGCTCGGGGTTCAACATGGCGGACGGGGTGATTTTGCCGTTGTTTCACCGGCTGGGCATCGATGCGCTGGACTACCTGGTGATCAGCCATGACGACAGTGATCACAGCGCCAACCGCGATTACCTGGCCACGCAAGTGCCGGTGCGCTACCGCTGGGGAGCCTGGCCCCGGGGCATGCCCTGCCGGGCCGGCCAACAGCGGCAGTGGGGCCGGCTTACCCTGCGCATGTTGTGGCCGGTCACACCGGGCGGGCACCGCAATAACGACTCCTGCGTGCTGCATATTTCCGACGGCGTGCTGTCGGTGCTGCTCACCGGCGATATTGAACAGGCCGCCGAGCACGGCTTGCTGGCCCGCCGTGTGCCGCTCAAGGCTCAACTGTTGCTGAGTCCCCATCACGGCAGCCGCAGCTCGTCGCACCAGGGGTTTATTACGGCGGTGGCGCCGGACTGGGTGGTGCATACCGCCGGTTTCGCCAATCGCTGGGGCTTTCCGGCCCCGGAGGTGGTGGCCCGCTATCGGCAGGCGGGCGTGACCCAAGTGGTGACCGGCGAGCAGGGGCTGATCCACCTGGTTGCAAATGGGCCCAGCTGGCGGCGAGTGGGCCATGACCGGCCCGGTCCCTGGTATCATCGGCTGGCCGCCTGGCGTGAAACTGGCGGGATCCAACCCAAGCCGTTAGAATAGCGCCTCGTTTTTTACGGCAGAGACCTTATGTCCCAAGACGCACACTCCTCATCCTGGCCGGTGCTCAAGCGCCTGCTGGCCTATGTAAAGGAGCGCAAGCTCGGCCTGGTGGCGGCCATTATCGGCATGGCCGGCTATGCCGCCGTCGATACCACCTTCGTCTATTCCATCAAGCCGCTGATCGACGATGGCCTGACCGGTGACAATCCGGCGGTGCTCAAGTGGATGCCGTTTTTCGTGATTGGCATCGTATTCCTGCGCGGCCTCTGTACCTTTCTCTCGGGTTACTGCATGGCCTGGGTGGGCAACCATGTGGTGATGTCCCTGCAGCAGCAGGTGTTCGACAAGCTGATGGCCATGCCGGTGGCGTTTTTTGACAGGCACAACACCGGCAACCTGCTGTCCAAGGTGACCTACGACGCTTCCCAGGTGTCGTCGGCGGCCAGCTCCACCCTGGTTACCCTGGTGCGTGAAGGCGCCACCGTTATCGGCCTGCTGGGCCTGATGTTCTATCACTCCTGGCAGCTGTCGCTGATTTTCTTTGTGGTCGGCCCCGTGGTGGGCGTCATGATAGCGGTGATCAGCCGTCGTTTTCGCCGCATCAGCAAGGGCATGCAGGCGGCCATGGGCAACATCACCAGCAGCACCGAGCAGATGCTCAAGGGCCACAAGGAAGTGCTGATGTTCAACGGCCAGCAAGTGGAAAGCGGCCGCTTCTTCAAGGTGAGCAACAAGGTACGCCAGCAGAACATGAAAATGGTGGCCGCCGATGCCGTGGGCACCCCCCTGGTGCAGGTGATCGCCTCCACCGCCCTGGCCATTCTGCTGTATGTGGCCAGCTTTGACGGCATGCAGGAGCAGTTGACCCCGGGTACCTTTACCGTGATCGTCACCTCCATGATGATGCTGATGCGTCCGCTCAAGAGCCTGACCCAGATCAACGGCCCCTATCAGCGCGGCATTGCCGCCTGCCAGAGCCTGTTTGAGCTGCTCGACAGCGACGCCGAGCCCGATAACGGCACTCGGCCACTGCAGCGGGCCCAGGGCCAAATAGAGTTCGACAAGGTCACCTTCCGTTACCCCACCAAGGAAGCGGCGGCACTCAAGGACGTCAGCTTCACCCTGGAGCCGGGCAAGACCATTGCCCTGGTGGGCCGCTCCGGCTCGGGCAAGAGCACCATTGCCAGCCTGCTCACCCGTTTCTACGACATTCATGACGGCGAAATTCGCCTCGACGGCGTCAATATTCAGGATTACAAGCTGAGTGATCTGCGTCGCCAGTTCGCCCTGGTGTCCCAGCATGTGCACCTGTTCAACGACACCATTGCCAATAACATTGCCTATGCCGCCCAGGGGCAGTACAGCCGCGAGCAAATCGAGGCGGCGGCGAAGGTGGCCTATGCGGACGAATTCATTCAGAAGCTGGAGCACGGCTACGACACCGTGATCGGCGAGAACGGCGCCAGCCTGTCCGGTGGTCAGCGGCAACGCATCGCCATCGCCCGGGCCCTGCTGCGCAACGCGCCCCTGCTGATCCTCGACGAGGCCACCTCGGCCCTGGACACCGAGTCCGAGCGCCACATACAGGCGGCCCTGGACGAGCTGCGCAAGGACAGAACCGCCCTGGTGATCGCCCACCGCCTGTCGACCATCGAGAACGCCGATGAAATCCTGGTGATCGACGAAGGCCGCATCGTGGAGCGGGGCAACCACGCCGAGCTGATGGCGCGCAATGGTGCCTACGCCCAGCTGCGCAGCATTCAGTTCGGCGATCAGTAATGCAGGCCTGGTACCGCGGTGCCCCCTGGCTCTGGCTGCTGTGGCCGCTCAGCCTGCTGTTCGGGCTGGTGAGCGGTTTGCGCCGGTGCTTGTTTCGCCATGGGCTCAAGGCGGCCTATCGCGCCCCCGTGCCGGTGATGGTGGTGGGCAACCTGACCGTGGGCGGCAACGGCAAGACCCCTATGGTGATCTGGCTGGTGGAATGGCTGCGGAAGCAGGGTTATAACCCCGGTGTGATCAGCCGGGGCTATGGCGGCAACAGTGACCACTATCCGCTGGTGCTGAGCAACACGACCAGGGCAGAGCAGGCCGGGGACGAGCCGGTGCTTATCTTCAAACGGACCGGCTGCCCCGTGGTGGTGGGGCCGAAACGGGCCGAGGCGGCGGCAACCCTTGCCGGCCTGGGGGCCGACATCATCATCAGCGACGACGGCCTGCAGCACTATGCGCTGGCCCGCGATATCGAGCTGGTGGTGGTGGACGGCAAGCGTCGCTTTGGCAATGGCCGGCTGCTGCCCATGGGGCCGCTGCGAGAAGGAAAATGGCGGCTCGCCAGCGTGGATGCGGTGATCAATAACGGCGGTCCCGGTGACGCCGGCGAATACGCCATGACCCTGGCTCCCGGCGAATTGCAGCCGGTGAGCGCAACCGGCGAGCCGCCGGCGCCGGGGGCGCGGGTGCACGCCATGGCCGGTATCGGTCATCCCCCCCGTTTTTTTACCACCCTGAATGAGCAGGGTTTTATACTGGACAAACAGCTGGCGCTGGCCGACCACAAGGCGGTCAGCCCGGCGCAGCTGGCGGGGCTGGCAGATGCCCCCCTGCTGATGACCGAGAAGGACGCGGTCAAATGGCCCGGTGGCCACGACAACGGCTGGTATTTGCCGGTAAATGCGCGCCTGCCAACCGAATTTGAACACATGCTGTCAAGCAGACTGAAGGAGCTGAATCATGGCGATTGACGCCAAACTGGTGGAAATCATTGCCTGCCCGGTGTGCAAGGGCAAGCTGCAACTGGATCGGGAGCACAACGAGCTGGTGTGTCGTTTTGACCGTCTGGCCTACCCGATCACCGAAAACATACCGGTGCTGCTGGAAAACCGCGCCCGCAAGCTGGATCTGGACGAGCTGCCGGGATGAGTTTTATCGTCGTTATTCCCGCCCGTATGCAGTCTACCCGGCTGCCGGGCAAGCCCCTGGCCGACATTCACGGCAAGCCGATGATTCGCTGGGTGGCCGAGCAGGCGCTGAAAAGCGGTGCGCACAGAGTGGTGGTGGCCACCGATGATCGGCGCATTCAGGATGCCCTGGCCGAGTGCAAGGTGGAGGTGTGCCTGACCGGCACTCACCACGAGTCGGGCACCGAACGGCTGGCGGAAGTGGTGGAGCAGCTGCAACTTGCGGCCGATGACATCGTGGTTAACGTGCAGGGTGACGAGCCCTTGCTGCCGCCGGCGCTGGTGGATCAGGTGGCCGGCCTGCTGGCCGCCAGCGATGCGCCCATGGCCACCCTGGCCACGCCGCTGCAGAATGCGGAAGAGCTTACCGATCCCAATGTGGTCAAGGTGGTGCACAGCCTGCACGGTCAGGCGCTGTACTTCAGTCGGGCGGCCATTCCCTTTGATCGGGACGGTATGGGTGAAGACAAGCCCAGCCTGGATCACTGCCTGCGCCATATCGGCATCTATGCTTATCGGGCGGGCTTTATTCGCCGCTACGTCGCGCTGCCGGCGGGGCCGCTGGAGCAGCTGGAAAAGCTGGAGCAGCTCAGGGTGCTCTGGCATGGCGAGCGCATCGCCCTGGGCGTGGCCGGTGAAGTGCCCCCGGCGGGTGTTGATACCCCGGCGGATCTGGAGGCGGTACGCCGGCGGCTGGCTCGAGGCTGATTTCGTCAGCTTGCTTTGCACACTAAATTAACTGCAAAAAAAAAGTTAAACGGGTACATTGCCCCGTAAACGGGACGGCGATGCCGTCCTCACAAGGAAACGTTCGAGGAAAAGTATGATTACCCTGGGTGAATACATCGTCAAGACACAGTCCGAACACCCCAGCGCCACCGGTGAGCTGACATCGCTGCTGTCATCCATTCGTCGCGCCGCCAAAATCGTTAACCGCGAAATCAACCGGGCCGGCCTGGTCACCGACATTATCGGTGGCAGCAACGGCAGCGAAAACGTGCAGGGGGAAGTGCAGCAGAAGCTGGATGTGTTCGCCAATGACAAGTTCAAGGCGGCCCTGGAAGCCCGGGGAGAGGTGTGCGGCATTGCCTCGGAAGAGGAAGATTACTTCGTCTGCTTCGACAGCGCCAAGCGCAGCGACGCCAAATACGTGGTGCTGATGGACCCGCTCGACGGCTCCTCCAATATCGACGTGAACGTGTCCGTGGGCACCATTTTCTCCATCTACCGTCGCGTCAGCGAGCCGGGCACTCCCGTGGTTATGGAAGACTTTCTGCAGCCGGGGGTAAACCAGGTGGCCGCCGGCTACGTAGTGTACGGCTCTTCCACCATGCTGGTGTACACCACCGGTAACGGCGTGCACGGTTTCACCTATGATCCGTCCCTGGGCTCCTTCTGTCTGTCCCACGAGAACATTCGTATTCCCGAGGAAGGCAAAATCTACTCCATCAACGAGGGCAACTACATCAAGTTCCCTGAAGGGGTGAAGAAGTACCTCAAGTACTGCCAGGAGCAGGACGAAACCACCAAGCGCCCCTACACCTCGCGCTATATCGGCTCCCTGGTGTCCGACTTTCACCGCAATATGCTCAAGGGCGGCATTTACATCTACCCGTCCGGCACCAGTGCCCCCAACGGCAAGCTGCGCCTGCTGTACGAGTGCAACCCCCTGGCGTTCCTGGCCGAGCAGGCCGGCGGCAAGGCCTCTGACGGTTTTCAGCGCATCATGGAGATAAAGCCCACCGAGCTGCATCAGCGCACCCCGTACTTTGTGGGCTCCACCGCCATGGTGGAAAAGGCCGAAAGCTTTATGACCAAGTTTTCTTCCCCGGCCAAGTAATCACGGCTGAATGAAAAAAGGCGCTTCGGCGCCTTTTTTGTTTTCTTGCATTCATCACCTGGCGGTGAGCAGGCATAAAAAAGGCCGGCATATGCCGGCCTTTTCACAGGGTGCGCAAGGGTTACTTGTCGGCCACCTGGGTCTTGAACTCGCGCTCGGCGGCGCCGGTGTACAGCTGGCGCGGACGGCCGATCTTCTGCTTGGGATCGGACATCATCTCGTTCCAGTGTGACATCCAGCCCACGGTGCGAGCCAGGGCGAAAATCACGGTGAACATGCTGGTGGGAATGCCGATGGCCTTCAGAATGATACCGGAGTAGAAGTCCACGTTCGGGTACAGCTTGCGCTCCACGAAGTATTCGTCGGACAGCGCGATGCGCTCCAGCTCCATGGCCACGTCCAGCAGCGGATCTTCAATCTTGAGATCGTCCAGCACTTCGTGACAGGTTTCACGCATGACCTTGGCACGGGGATCGAAGTTCTTGTATACCCGGTGACCAAAGCCCATCAGACGGAAGGGGTCGTCCTTGTCCTTGGCGCGCTCGATAAACTCGGGGATGCGATCCACGGAGCCGATCTCTTCCAGCATGCGCAGGCAGGCCTCATTGGCGCCGCCGTGAGCCGGTCCCCACAGGGACGCGATGCCCGCCGCAATACAGGCGAACGGGTTGGCACCACTGGAGCCGGACAGACGCACGGTGGAGGTGGAGGCGTTCTGCTCATGATCCGCATGCAGGGTAAAGATGCGGTCCATGGCTTTTTCCACCACGGGGTTGACCTTGTAGTCTTCACAGGGCACGGCAAACATCATTTGCAGGAAGTTGCCGGCGTAGCTCAGCTCGTTGCGCGGATACACGAACGGCTGACCCACGGAGTATTTGTACGCCATGGCGGAAATGGTCGGCAGCTTGGCGATCAGGCGCTGGGCGGCCAGTTCGCGATGCTTAGGATCATTGATATCCATGGGGTCGTGGTAGAAGGCCGACAGGCCGGCGATCACACCACAGACGATGGCCATGGGGTGGGCGTCGCGGCGGTAGCCCTTGAAGAAGGAGGACAGCTGCTCGTGCACCATGGTGTGGCGCATGATGTCGCGGCTGAACTGCTCATACTGTTTGGCGGTAGGGGCTTCGCCGTATAACAGCAGATAGCATACTTCCAGGTAGCTGGCGTCCTGGGCAAGTTGCTCGATGGGGTAACCCCGATGCAGCAACACACCCTTATCACCGTCGATGTAGGTGATCTCGGACTGGCAGGAAGCGGTTGCCAGGAAGCCGGGGTCATAAGTGAAATAACCGTGTGAGCCGAGGGTACTGATATCGATCACATCATAGCCAGCGGTGCCGGAGGCGATAGGAAGCTCGATGGGTTCCTTGCCGGGCAGATGCAGAGTGGCCTTTTGGTCAGCCATAGCACGTCTCCTTTGCTTTTATAATTAGGCCCATGGATTAGGCGCTTATGCAGGGAACAGTCGTCATTTTAACTGTTCCGGCCTCCATGGTGCCGACATATTGAAAACTAAAGCGGTGAGCAATGTCAATTTTACCGCTGGCGGGCAACACTTGGTTAACCCCGTTGTGCGATCGACTTTACAGAATTGGCAATTGATTCAGGTGCTTCGTTGTATTTGTTGATTCCCTCCTTATACTGGCTTCCCGAGGGTATAAGGACGCAGTTGTGGCCAGGCCGCAGTCGTACTGCTTTCGCTGTTTCAGCCTGCCGCGGGCGGAGCAGCAAAAGCAGCTTGTTCTCGGTAGTGACCTCAGTCCGTATATCCGGGTAATGTCTGTCAAAACAATAACTAACGTGCTCAATCGAGCTAGTGGGCAAGACTGTGACTAAAAAACAGAGACCTGTAAACCTCGACCTACGGACTATTCGCCAGCCCGTTGCCGCCATCTCTTCCATTCTCCACCGGGTATCCGGCGTAATCACCCTGTTTGCGCTGGCCATTCTGCTGTGGCTGCTCAGCGAGTCGCTCTCGTCCGAGCAGGGCTTTAACGCCGTGGTGGAAATCATGGATGGCTTCTTTGTCGGCTTCATCCTCTGGGGTGTGCTGACCGCATTGGCCTACCACATTGTAGGCGGCATTCGCCACCTCATTATGGATCTGGGCTATTGCGAGGAGCTTGAATCGGGAGCGCTGAGTGCCAAGGTGGCATTTGGTGTGACCATCGTTCTGTCACTGCTGGCGGGGGTACTGGTATGGTAACCAATTCTGCATCCTTTGGTCGTAGCGGCGTGCATGATTTCCTGCTGCTGCGTGCGACTGCTGTCATCCTGACCCTGTACACCCTGTATCTGGTCGGCTTTATCGCCTTTAACGACATCACATACGCCAGCTGGACCGGCTTTTTTGAAGGCACCTTCACTCGGGTGTTTACCCTGCTGGCCCTGTTCAGCGTGCTGATGCACGGCTGGATTGGCGCCTGGCAGGTGCTGTCGGACTACGTCAAGCCGGCACTGTGGCGGGGCCTCGCCCAGTTCGCCGTGGTGGTATTGCTGCTGTCCTATCTGCTGACCGGTATCGTTGTTTTGTGGGGTGTTTAAGGTGACTATTGCTATTCGAGAATTCGACGCCGTGGTAATCGGCGCCGGCGGTGCCGGCATGCGCGCCGCCCTTCAGATTGCTGAATCGGGCAAGAGCTGTGCGCTGTTGTCCAAGGTATTTCCGACCCGTTCTCATACCGTGTCCGCTCAAGGGGGCATCACGGTTGCGCTGGGCAATGCCCACGACGACAACTGGGAATGGCACATGTACGACACCGTCAAGGGCTCCGACTACATCGGTGACCAGGACGCCATTGAATTTATGTGCCAGACCGGCCCCGAAGCCATTCTGGAGCTGGAAAAAATGGGTCTGCCGTTCTCCCGTTTCGACAACGGCAAGGTCTATCAGCGCCCCTTCGGCGGCCAGTCCAAGGCCTTTGGTGGCGAGCAGGCGGCCCGCACCGCGGCGGCTTCTGACCGTACCGGTCACGCCCTGCTGCACACCCTGTACCAGCAAAACGTCAAGCACAAGACCACGGTATTTTCCGAGTGGTACGCACTGGATCTGGTGAAGAACCAGGACGGCGACGTGGTGGGTTGTACCGCCATCGACATCGAAACCGGTGAAGTGGTCTACTTCAAGGCCAAGGCCACCATTCTGGCTACCGGCGGTGCCGGTCGTATCTTCCAGTCCACCACCAACGCCCACATCAACACCGGTGACGGTGTCGGTATGGCGCTGCGTGCCGGCGTGCCGGTACAGGACATGGAAATGTGGCAGTTCCACCCCACCGGTATCGCCGGCGCCGGCGTACTGGTAACCGAGGGTTGCCGGGGTGAGGGCGGTTACCTGCTGAACAAGGACGGTGAGCGCTTTATGGAGCGTTATGCCCCCAACGCCAAGGACCTGGCCGGTCGTGACGTGGTGGCCCGCTCCATGATGATCGAAATCCGCGAAGGCCGCGGCTGTGATGGCCCTTGGGGTCCGCACATCAAGCTGAAGCTGGATCACCTGGGTCAGGACGTACTGGAAAGCCGTCTGCCGGGCATCTGCGAGCTGTCTCGCACCTTTGCCCACGTCGATCCGGTGAAAGAGCCGATTCCGGTTATTCCTACCTGTCACTACATGATGGGCGGCATTCCCACCAACGTTCACGGCCAGGCCCTGAAGCAGGATGCCAACGGCAACGACGTGCCGGTGAAAGGCCTGTTCGCCGTGGGTGAAATCGCCTGTGTATCCGTACACGGTGCCAACCGCCTGGGCGGCAACTCGCTGCTCGACCTGGTGGTATTCGGTCGTGCCGTGGGTCGCCACC
The Oceanimonas doudoroffii DNA segment above includes these coding regions:
- the lolD gene encoding lipoprotein-releasing ABC transporter ATP-binding protein LolD, which codes for MSNPLLTVENLTKTHRDGERSVSILHGVSLALNAGESLAVVGSSGSGKSTLLHLLGSLDSPTTGRVLVEGEDLHQLPARAQARFRNQKLGFVYQFHHLLGEFSALENAAMPLLIAGCPVAEAKARAEQLLGRVGLAHRLEHRPGQLSGGERQRVAIARALVNNPRLVLADEPTGNLDAHSAADVFELLAELQSELGTGLVVVTHDLALAGRLNRQTRLVDGHLEEQ
- the lolE gene encoding lipoprotein-releasing ABC transporter permease subunit LolE, with protein sequence MFRPLPVYLGWRFSRARRRNRFISFISVASILGIAIGVSALILGLSAMNGFQRELESRILSVLPHGQLYAADGPLAGWQGMQSSLEAAPGVKAVAPFVPLEGLLSRGSTLKAVQLQGVDPEREMRISALGPYLDGGNLDALKPGERGIILGQAIADKLSLQVGDTVSLLLPSPGEQGFGSPRRHAFTLVGVLRLGGQLDTVLGYTHIRDAQELRELDDRVSGFHLKVDDVLRADRISFDAAMPLPAGFYVNSWMNSQGNIYRDIQLVRTLMIVVLLLVMAVASFNIVSTLVMAVNEKKGDIAILKTMGAGPWQIRGAFVVQGMLNGVVGVLAGGLLGALLANRLSELVAGFERLTGHRVLNPEVYFIDFIPTEFHWADLWLVTGSALVLIFIATLYPAWRAGRLLPRQLLGEA
- a CDS encoding DUF2062 domain-containing protein produces the protein MLRQWVRGKMPSQETLRQHRMLRLFGERLLDPDYWFCNRHSAAVAVAAGLFAAWLPLPMHTLVAIALALLMRGYLPLAIAMVWVNNPLTIAPMFYFAYRLGLQLLGQPDVELSDALSLEQEALAVALPLFTGCLLLALASAALGWVITRLGWRWKVQLAWLRRHQRREP
- a CDS encoding DUF2062 domain-containing protein; this encodes MPRKILKRLMPEHGAIRNHKYLSLFGNRLHDTNLWHLNRHSAAGAFAVGLFCAWLPIPFQMVVAAGGAMLFRVNLPLSAVLVWFTNPLTMPPMFYFAYRLGSFLLNRPPHYEHFEVSLSWLADAMTTAGPPFLVGSLVLGLVSSAIGYMLIHALWRWSVSRQWKRRRQGR
- a CDS encoding DNA internalization-related competence protein ComEC/Rec2, producing MDKRLFFFCAGVSSTLLWPWLPARDAWLPLAIIGVICWHSRPALAGWLLGFVWVLCVSHWQLAWLQLPGVGERSQIIMGSVVEVQPRHDGTSRLIVGLTHLDGQALLPAPRVLLSWYGSAPAPSRGDGLSAVTHLYVPHALSNPGSFNSARWLLGQGITARGYLTGTLTHQPAVIGARERLLARFDKATQGLSARPWLRALSFGERGELRPSDWNMLRDLGVSHLFAISGLHIGLVAGLGWLAGRWCGHTTAGLLVALMLATGYAWLAGFGVATQRALLMLVIWLGLMAWGRLWSGRRILLLTMTLLLLVNPWLALNQGFWLSAGAVAALLLLAAGLRRQGLFRLQIGLGLVLLPLVMGLFGGLSWLSVPVNVVLIPLFSLLLIPLLLLGCGLLLLSPVGAAPVFGVLNGLFGPLMGGLHWLAAQASPWVVLPAFAQAVVWLALLLPLLALLPQARSLGLALGWLALLWLWPGPAWQVRVLDVGQGLSVLVTQGQRALLYDTGNRFRSGFNMADGVILPLFHRLGIDALDYLVISHDDSDHSANRDYLATQVPVRYRWGAWPRGMPCRAGQQRQWGRLTLRMLWPVTPGGHRNNDSCVLHISDGVLSVLLTGDIEQAAEHGLLARRVPLKAQLLLSPHHGSRSSSHQGFITAVAPDWVVHTAGFANRWGFPAPEVVARYRQAGVTQVVTGEQGLIHLVANGPSWRRVGHDRPGPWYHRLAAWRETGGIQPKPLE